From one Chiloscyllium plagiosum isolate BGI_BamShark_2017 chromosome 24, ASM401019v2, whole genome shotgun sequence genomic stretch:
- the mrpl58 gene encoding peptidyl-tRNA hydrolase ICT1, mitochondrial, which translates to MVWCHVSSCCKDIPSHWVTLVTAATFLLRFNFIKEGAQQNTSSTDIPIDRLTVTYCRSSGPGGQNVNKVNTKAEVRFHVATADWLSEDVRSTITAKYQNRINRAGQLIVTSEVSRYQMKNLADCLQKIRNIVAAASQQPKQPSKEDAETRRMR; encoded by the exons ATGGTTTGGTGTCACGTTAGTTCATGTTGTAAAGACATTCCATCACACTGGGTGACGTTGGTCACTGCAGCGACTTTCCTGTTGAGGTTTAATTTTATTAAA GAGGGAGCACAACAGAATACCTCCAGCACAGATATACCTATAG ACCGACTCACAGTGACCTACTGTCGGAGTAGTGGCCCTGGGGGACAGAACGTCAACAAGG TGAACACCAAGGCAGAAGTAAGGTTCCATGTAGCGACAGCTGACTGGCTCTCTGAGGATGTGCGGAGCACAATCACTGCCAAG TACCAGAACAGAATTAATCGGGCTGGGCAGCTGATTGTCACTTCGGAAGTCAGCAGGTACCAGATGAAGAACCTTGCTGATTGTCTGCAGAAGATTCGGAACATAGTGGCAGCAGCAAGTCAGCAACCCAAGCAACCATCCAAAGAGGATGCTGAGACTCGGAGAATGAGGTGA